The Rhodamnia argentea isolate NSW1041297 chromosome 10, ASM2092103v1, whole genome shotgun sequence sequence tgcatggaaGAGGCTTTCCAACTTCTTATGGGGGGGAGAAAGCAAAGATACTGAAGATGTACCAATGGGATGAGTAAAAAAGTCATCTAAAAACTTATCAAAAGAGGCAAGTTATCAAGCCAGTGAGGTGCAGAACAAACAACGGAGTAACTAGTAGTCCCTTCTTGAATATTTCTAAAAGACAATATTCAGTTGTCATCAGCATCATATCTGAAACAACTTTACGATGCTTGTATGGTTTTTCCTTTCCGGTGCACAGGACAAAGACACACCGAGTGCTCACCACATGACTTCGAAACCAAATCAGTTTTACAATGCATGTGGCACCCAAAAATCAGGTAGAAAATTGGCCAAATCCGACCCTACCAAACAGCCAGATTTAACAAATATCTGAGCTTTACCAACAAAAGTCGGATCCGTGCACAGCACATTGCTTATATCACTAGATATctacaaagaaaaatgatatacTCTCCGACTTCATCTTTGAAAAAGACTCCGACTACTGACATGATATTGCAACACTGCCATTGTTGTCCcgatcaaattttcggccaacttTTTGAATTCCCCATCTACAAAAAGTGAAAGCATGCGACACTCAATAACTTGGATGTGAGTATTCTTCTGGGATTCTCGAGAAAGGGCTCTTATTTCCCCGGTCTGAATATGCACACAGAGAACCTAATCAAAACGGTGCTCAATCAACTAGCAAGATACCAAATACGGTACATCGGATGTTAATGCGATTCAATATACCCCAGAGCCCAGTGGCTGTCATCCTCCGTTTGTCCTACTTTCTGGTTTAAAGGCCCCCCGTTCCACTCAAACCACCAAGCAAATATGTTAGGTGCAAGAATAGATTAGAGCCATAAAATGAGTGACGATGCAAATTCGAAAACCCTCTAACGACCCACCCGTACCGTGGCTAGGTTATAATCACAGCACTCGCCAAAGATAGCTTATTCAGCGGTCGATGAAGCCAAACTCGCGATGAATGCCATTGTAGAAGTAGCGACAAGACAATCATACAAGATAAAGAAGAAGGGGGTTGtagaataaagaaatgaaaaaagcaACAGCGACGTCAAAAGTAGCGGAAAAAGCTTAATCTAAGGAACAGAATATTCACCTTATATCCTTCGATTCCGAATTGGAAAAGCTTGATCCCGTTAGACTTGAGGAACTCCACGTTCGCCTCCGGATACGGCTCCGGGCACAAGTATCTGCCCCGTCCACGTGAATCGACAACGACGCAGCCAAGAAAACGGAAGACAAAATTCAACACGTACGCAAACGACGGCAACggatattttggaaaaagaggGAAATGCACAAAAATCTCACGGGCACCCACATGATGGAGCGGAGGCCTAGGGtttggaggaaggagaagttgGCGGAGTCGGGGAAGCCGGAGCGGAAGATGCCATTGTCGACCGGCGCGAAGTTGAGCGGAGGCGTGAAGTGGAGGAACTCCTCCCCCGCCGCCGGGGAGGGGTCGCGGTGGTCGACGACGGCCACCTCGATCTTCTTGCACATGGCGCTCTTGCACATGGCGGCGGCGGTCCCTTCTCGCTCGGTCGCCCTGTCCACTTTCATCAGTCCGATTCTGGAGAGGGCCGCCTTGGGATCAGAGAGAGGGACGTTCGTTTTCGCGTCCCGACGCTGCTTGCGACCTTTTTGACAGTTATGGAGAGAGAAGACtcgagctagagagagagagagaggggctttgGTGGTTAAAGCGGCGGGCTGCGGGGAGGAGGTGATGGTGTGTGGCGGCGACCACGACGACTATTTATAGAGAGACGGCGGTTTcttccaggaaaaaagaaaaaaaaaaggggtgcgACCCTCGCCACTGCGAAACTTCACGGAATAAAAGTAATTCTTGACGTGAAACTGGAAAACTGATTTCTTTTTGGCTGGCGTGACGGAATCCATTAAAAATGAGAAAACGCCGTAAAGGCcatccctccctttttttttttttttttacctaatcCTTAGAATCGTTCGAAGCTGGAGATGTCTATTGTACGAATGCGCTCAATAAGTGCGCACCAAATAAATACGTCGAGATGGCTTCGTAAGCGATGACTCCGATTGGTTTCCAACAAGCCGTGGCACGTCGATCCGTCGTGGAGCTCGCGGTCCGGAAAATCGAACGGCTCGAACATCGATTGTCTAACTCTAACCCGGTGAATATCAGaagaaagttcaattgaatTCGGATTAAAATTGCAAATCCGGAGCATGCACGGGAGTCGAGCGACGATTCAATCATGACTCCAATCGCTTTTGGGTCTTGACCTAGTCGTAGGGTGCACTGAACCTACATCTCCCCTTTAAAATCTTCCACATTAATTTCCAGTTTCTTTTGTAGCGAACCGACCTTATTTCGACAAATcactcttaaaaaaaaaaaaaaaaaaaaaaaactaaaggcCGGTGCTGCTACTGATGAAGACTTTTGTCGATGAGCGCCGAGGGCACTTATTAAACACACACATTAAGGGAAATTTATAAATCTTtataattatgaatttttttaaaatagaaagtagaaataaaaaaaattaataataattgcGTACGATAATTGattataaaagagaaaaaaaggaggggggggcGGGGGTGGAAATGGATagggaggaagaggaagggtACATTCGAAAGGAATATGCGGAGGTGGGGTGGGGGTTGCATTCGTTGGGCTGTGCAGCCGGTGCGAGGCCCGGCCGCCACGTACTTAGTGGCGTGGAAAAGGGCGGGTTGTCACGTGCGGTTCCCACGCCAGAAAGGgtacaaaagaaagaagggggGCACTTTACGCATATGGAAGCCGGATCTCctttcgcctctctctctctctctctcttcggttGGAcaccattttctattttctttggcTCCTTCCCCGTGGCCATTTCTCTCGTAACAAAACGATACGGATCTTTGGGAAACTCTTTGGTTTGCTCTCCTACTTTCCTTAGGGcatatttctgtttttttttttttcggggggtCGAGCCTTAGGGCATATTCGCCCCCtaggttcttttttttaacataaaaggAGGCCGTGGCATGTGATTTTACGGGGAGTCGATCCAGGTCGTTCGACCTCATATAATTAGGGGCGAGCAAAGAAATCGAAAACCGCTCAAAATTAGACCGAACCGACCCCCGGGCGATGGGTCCCAACGGAATGAGTACGATTCCCGATTTCGCACCGGTCCGGCTCTCGATTCCAATAAGCTGGAACCGGTGGGTATCGGTTTGGTTCCCAGATTTAGGTGTAGAACCGTCCACCCGCACCGGACCGCACCgataaatatatataagaaGAATTAGAACTCTAAATCTCTAATCTAGCTCGTCATTCGTCTCGTCTCATCTCGGTCTCTTTCGTCTCAACTCTCTCGGGCAACTTCCCCGGTCTATCCATCTCTCGACTCTCAACTCCTATCAACTCACGGCCACGCCTTCGGTCGTTCCGCACAAACACGACTCACGGCCACGcctccctctctcactctcgatCGCCTCCATTTGTCGTAGGTTAGAAACCCTAATTACTGCCATTTGCtcctatttattttcttcaatCTACTCACTATACGAAGTAATGAGAATAAAGTGAGGTATTCTTTGCACGTGTTTGCATTTTTTACAAACAACAAGGCAATTAAAAGAATAAGACATTTTTTTGCTGAACAAAAAAGCTTGGTGGAATCGGTTGCATAGACCCACCTAAGAACCGAACCGGCATTCTTTTTTGCttgcaaaaaaacaaagaagcttGGTAGGTCCATGGAACCAACAGGCAGCtcccgatttcaattttttgaaattggtCCTTAACGGGCATTTTCCAGTCCTAGGGTGGAAATCGCCCACCTTGGAATTTCCACCATGGAACCGAACACCCCTACTTATAACCACAATCCGAACCCATATAGAATTACGCTTATGAGTGAAGTCGGGAGTCCACTCTCATTCGATACGGAACTTGGGTTCGTCGAAAACATCCACTTCTCACATGATAGGTTTCGAGGTTCTTGTCGATGTTTGCTCCTCAACTCAAGATTACATCGGGCAAGTAGGATTCCGGATGGCGGCTCCTAGACGCATCTAAAGGGGCTTTTTGGGACGGGTCGAAAGTTGTCCGGCCCAAATAGACTTGTTTAATCCATTTACATGCTATCTAAAATTAGTAATCCATTCTGACGAAAAAAATATAGTGATCCATACCCCACTCGATCTATACCAAACACATACACACCCTAACCGATATCCCTAAAGCACTTTTATATCTaactaaatttgaaaaaactcgTACTCAAACCGAGGTGATcgagaatgaaagaaaataataaaagtgagttgagtttattttttttctatcaaatgaatttaagtaacttgaaaatttatttatgactcatttaacgCCTGTAATAACCCATTCTACCATATTGACTCGTTTTTAACAGGCCTGGTGGGTGGCGCCCGTAACATTTTTGGACGCAAGTGGTAATTCTGGCGGCGTACGCTTTGACCCGCGTGGGTGTTTTTGATGTGTTGCAGCACATAGGCTGTCAATAATGGCCGTCGTCTCGCGGGCCGATTAGCGCTTGGCGTATTTACGCTTTTTCCTGTGCATTTATCTTCTATGGATAGTTAAGTGCTGACGTGTCCACTTGTCCTTGATGACACGTGTTTTTTTGTTGGCTAATGGATAAACACCCAAAAACGTCTCTTTGGATGTATTCTAAATCCGGCGATTATAGTGAGAAGTTTTGCTGAATTATTCAACACATGAATCCAAATTTTTGGGGACTAATAATGATCTCGTTCTGTTCGTCGTCCTTTCCTTCCTTGCATTGCAATGCACGCCGAGGTGGGATGGAACACCAAGGTTCGTCAAAGTCAATAGCGTGACATTATCGATCGTATATAGTCTTTGCACCACATATAAGAAGCAGCATAGCCATGGGGGAAATAATTAATACCTTCAAAGTCTCCACCTAAAGCTCTACCTTACTACTAATTCCGTGATTGGTTTGCTTGACTGGTCATGTCTCAAGACTGTTCTATCTATTAACACCTAAGGTTCCCCCCTAGGGGATGGCCACGTGATAAGCAAGTGCTTCAATCGCCTACGGATGAGAGCACTAGAGACAGACTCGGAAGAACCGTAGAAATGCCACGcgtcaaagaaaattttggcagCATCTTCCTTGAAGGACGAAAGAAGAAGCGCGCGAAAAAAGCCACGATTGGAGCGGTTAATAAAAGATTGGcgataatccccacgaggtgaaAAGAAAGAGCGCAAAAATCAAGGAACCACTAAGGAGTCACCCACATGGCATATCGAAAAAGAGCGAAACGTGGGACCAAAGAAATAACCACTCGACGGTTACCGGACTTGATCTATAAATACCTTTAGCCACAACAGGCAAGAAGACAtccaaaaacacacacaaacactcgTCTCTATATTTAATCTTTAACCTCTAGTTTAGTTGTAGTTTCCAGATTCTCATCATCGATTCGATTCCGGTGAGATTCATACTCAAAGTTAGATGTTGTTGATTAGATTCCGGTGTCCGCTCGGTAGGTTCAgtgccgtcgattcaatttcggtGTTGTTTCCATCGCTCATCCTGTCCaataccgttgattaaattccggtattgtgtcctacatctaCCGTCCGGTGTCGTTGATTAGATTCCgacattgtgtcctataattttGGTTTGGCCACGTCGATTGAATTATCGGAGCCAAATTCCAATTCCTAGTGCGTCAAAGTTCGTTTCACTATCGAATGAGAAGGCTGTCAAATCAACAAGAGTTTGTATCACACATCTCGCATCAATACAATTATTcttcgcatttgacactctctgtccaaaagcGGCCCTGAATcccttattggaaaacgaacggattaagttcgataaaagattcccgcgtTGATAATCCCTTTGGGCCTCTACCTCATTTGGGCCAAGGCTCGTGTATTTATTTGAGCCTAGTCGAAGGATTTTTTACGCGCAACACTATCGAAACATAACCCACGATTATGCACTTCTTCGCCCTCAACTCAAGCCTATCAAAGAAGTCAGCAAGGGACAACAACGAACATGAGAGATTCACGTTGTGCGAATCCACCGCTCAACGGGAGAATCACGGAGTTACAATGGCTCAAATCTCCTAGCCCTAAGCTACATCCGAACCCTCGTTGTTTTGGCCGCACTTAGGTGctcaataaaagaaaagacagaGAGAATTCTGTCAGAAGCAATCAGCTCTAGGTCATCGCACGCGTGATGTAGTCAAGTGCTTAATTACAATCCCCACTCCCATATTCAACCAAAGGACAATCTGTTTAACCTCCTTCTGGTGTGCATATATAATGCAACGAAGGTTGCCGAACAACGCGTGGATTAGCGACGATACGTCACCATGATTCCCGCCAGGAATTCAAACCAAATTCCCCAAGATTAAGCTAATTATAGCTTACGACGGAGTGAGCTGGCTATACGTATAATATAAACCTACTCCAAATCCGCGAAGACCCTCGTGATTAAAATTATCGCGGAATCACGTCCATCGCTTTccacgagagagggagagatgcgTCTAATTGCTGCACAACCCACAATAAAGCCACGACCTCCCGCCGCAAAGTCGGCAAACCCGCTCGGACCATCAATTATTGACGACCAACCCACCTCCCCCTGGAGATCGACAGTGACCTCGGAATCCGAGGACGCCGTCGGATTTCCGCCCCCTCCATGATTGGGTTTTCTAATCAGATGTTGGACCGAATCTGTCTGCCAATACGAACGTGCAAATGATTCCGAAGTTAAAATAATCACGAGCCGGCCTCTCGATCGTCGAAATCGAAACCCCCTTTGGTTATCGCATCATGGGCAGTCTGGTTCGGAGTTGGGTCGCGGCGCTTGGTCCCCCTCACATGGTGCGCAAGTTGCCTGGCTCCACATTCGACGGCCGGATAGATTTGTCTCGACAAAAAAGCTACTTTCGTATATATGGCTCGAGATGGAAAATATGCAAGAGCAGTTGCAATTTGCTCTTACCTTCTCCGAAAGGCCGTTTGTTTGGCATGTGTTGTTTTCGATTACAATGTTCGGATCGTGAGCGAAACCCTTTTGCTTAGGGAAGTTCTGTATGTTGACATCTCTCatcccttttgctttttttttttttttctctttacgTGGGAAGACAGATATTTCTCTTCGCATAGGCTCCGAGTAACTCGGGCTTTGAACTCGGGTCTCATCCTCTCGGCCCCTTCCCGGAGCACGGGGCGTGGTTTTGGCCTCGTGAAAGACGCGCTTTCCACGCCATAATTACAAAATAAGTGTCGGTTTTCGAAATTTCAATTACATGCATAAAACTCATCTAACGTATCGTACTCACGTATATTTTTCCTACTAGCCGTGGATAGTAGAAAGTATATTGGCGACAACATCATATAATCGGTCAATCATCTTACTTGAGTGTATTGATTGGGAtacttaccaaaaaagttttagacAGTAGACCTAGTGTACGAAtttcaattcggtcctaaacctttctatttagtcaatttagtcttaaacatttttgcCTATGTAGCCCTTCctgccaattttggccgaaaatcacttaTGTTGACACTAGCCGTCCTACATAATATAGTCGGCGTTGTATTAttctatatttatttatttacttctttCCCCCCCGTCGACCCTTGGGCAAGGGCCACAAAGCCCTCGCCAGCCGCGGACTAGGGCTCGCGATGCTTTAGCGAAGTCCACTACATCCTCGCTTGTGGTTGGCGATGTTTGCcagcaaaggaaaaaaggatacaagaaaaaacaaaaggaaaaaaggaaaaactaaaaaaaatgacatgaagaagcaattaaaaatactaaacctttcaaagaaaaagagttaCAAAAGTGGTCCACGCCAAGAccgatcatgccacgtaggacggccgggtCCCGCGGCGGtgatttctgaccaaaattagccggaagaactaaattgacaaatcatcataacattaagaactaaattgacacaattgaaatatctATGGTTGAATTGCGCCGTCTTGAGATAATTTTAGGACCTTTTAGACACTTTTTCCCGACATGCATATCCACTGCTTTTATGTTTGGATTTCAAAAGATCTTATACGCAAAATATCTTCTAGGTGCATAGAGCAAAACAAAACATTCAAAATGTCTTCCTGGTGCATAAagcaaaccaaaattttctacTTATGGGGAAAAGATGTGAATGTGAACATACCTATGACAAGGATTGAATCCTACATGACTCTGAATTACGTCTAGCGCCGAACTCCGTGAGGCCGCGCGTTTCCCTCTCCCCCCCAATCAAATGATTGCACCATGGGAGGTTTGATCGTCTGCAGACTGAGAGTTAAGTTTCTCACGTCCTCTTCCAAATCAAAGACTATGAACTGATGAGACTTGTCGTATCAATAATTTGTACCTCAGGCCTTGGATCGAGCCTGGTCCCCGAGCCCCTAACAGCGCCGATGCGTGTACGTTTCCTCCATGCATGACATAAAACGAAGTCATGAACTGATGTAGTAATCCGAAGAACGATATGTGACCTCTTCTATTGCTTCAATATAAATCGGGAATCTTGACTttgattgtttttgttttttttcttcttgaagtGTCCCCCAAAGTAGTCAGGTTTACGTTGGGTACTCCGACCcgtgggaaaattatccaaaaagtcttaaactctATTACCCTTtggctaattgagtcttaaatttttgatttttttttttctatcgaaATATTTGCCAGttgagttataaatattttgatgttttGTCGAGCCAATTTTAAccggaaatcgctgacttgGACGACAAAGGTGCCGCATAGGATGGCCGACGCTAGTGTGgacaatatttaataattttctttaaaaaattaattttatttatttttctttctttctttcttatcctttcttttttctatcaagtgcagcgagggccggcgaccctcgttggccactagatgagggcttcgtggccctcGTGATGTCGCGGCAAGGGGCGCGACCATTGCCCACGGCCGACAAGGGCTTCGTGGCCATCGCCGGacttggcaagaaaaaaaaggaaaataaattaaaaaaagaaaactaaagaaaaaaggataaaaaagtttttaaaaaattataaaaattgtctacgtcaATGCTAGTCATACCACGCATGACGCCCGGCATCCACGTCACCGATTTTCGagctaaaattgaccggatgaactcaattaacaaagtgtcaaaaagtttaggactcaattggccaaaatgcaataaatttataactttttgaaaaatttccctGCAACCTGCCATAGCATTTGGCAAATGCAACAATCAtaccttggaaaaaaaaaatcgaatgtgCGAATGTAACCCTTTATTCGAAATTTGTGCATCGTGAATTTCCAATTAAAAAATCTACGAAgtctaaaaaataataagattgAAAGAATTTAAAATCAACCGGTCTTAGAAGCCTTAGATAGGAAAATTTGAAGCCGCTATGAAATGGCGTCCGTCATTGAAAAATGTCGTATATACTAAATTTGTTCTCAATGTTCACAAATGTTGCCCGTAATACGGAGAAGTTTGACCAAATAATGCCatcccaaaaatctcaaaaccaTTACAAATCCTTAAAGAGTTAATAATTGTCGTGTTTTCCAACTATAAAATCTAAAAACCTGTAAGTTTTTGGTGATTAACCGTATACCATATtgcggaaaaattatcaaaaaaatcctcaaccaattattcaactttttttttcaattcaatcctaaacattttgtgttcgtgccaattcaatccttccggtcaattttgccccaaaattgctgacatggcaCGGCCGGTGTCGacgtgatcaatttttaataatattttagtatttttttaaaattttgtatttgttatttatttattttcttttttatgcttcttcttcctctagctggcCATTGAGCCCGGCGATcgactagaggcgagggccggtgAGCTCCCCCCGGTTAGGCCGGTGAGCTCGGCCCTGGCGAGGTGTAACCTCACTGTCACTCGGAGAGGTTACGCCTCGCCGGATCGCCCGATTTGATTGAGGCTCGAGCTCATCGAGCGGGTGAGGCTCGCCATCGTCGATGGGGGCAAACTTCGCCAACTagttgaaggaagaaaaaaaaaacaaaatagatttaaaaaatattaaaatattactaaaattggccacgtcagcatttttcacTCAAAATTGTCcgaatgactgaattgatataaatgcaaaatattttggactgaattgtaaaaaaaaaaaattagaactgaattggcataattataataagtttaaaacttttttgatagttTTCTGCCATCTTGCTACATTTTTGCATCCCATTTGAGTTTTGGTAGATCCGATGCCCTGTTTAAGCCCTTCTCGCTCCCCTTAATGAAaatttcttgcctttttttttattttatttttaaagttgAATCCAAGACATGGTACCGTCCTTCCCATCATGCAACAACACGAACCCTTCATCATTTTGACGTTCTTTGCCTCAATTACCGGATACTGATAGTGATAGGTCATCACAATTTAGCCTAAAAGAATGTAATTGGACGTGTctaaataaaatttctatttcttatgttttatttaatttaaatcttACTATGGATGcattttgatatttcttttttgcGCGAAATATCCTTAAGTTTCACCAATGCTTTTGACAAGTAAATTATATATAGTAACTTTTTATCGTGTTTTGCAAGTTTAAGCGAAAAGACAAAAGGTTGCTCTCATAAAAATCGCCAAAACAGTTCTA is a genomic window containing:
- the LOC115747637 gene encoding tyrosine-protein phosphatase DSP2-like isoform X4; the protein is MKVDRATEREGTAAAMCKSAMCKKIEVAVVDHRDPSPAAGEEFLHFTPPLNFAPVDNGIFRSGFPDSANFSFLQTLGLRSIIYLCPEPYPEANVEFLKSNGIKLFQFGIEGYKTGEIRALSRESQKNTHIQVIECRMLSLFVDGEFKKLAENLIGTTMAVLQYHVSSRSLFQR
- the LOC115747637 gene encoding tyrosine-protein phosphatase DSP1-like isoform X3 encodes the protein MKVDRATEREGTAAAMCKSAMCKKIEVAVVDHRDPSPAAGEEFLHFTPPLNFAPVDNGIFRSGFPDSANFSFLQTLGLRSIIYLCPEPYPEANVEFLKSNGIKLFQFGIEGYKEPFVYIPEETVREALKVLLDVRNHPILIHCKRGKHRTGCLVGCLRKLQRWCLSSIFDEYQRFAAAKARVSDQSY
- the LOC115747637 gene encoding tyrosine-protein phosphatase DSP1-like isoform X1, with the translated sequence MKVDRATEREGTAAAMCKSAMCKKIEVAVVDHRDPSPAAGEEFLHFTPPLNFAPVDNGIFRSGFPDSANFSFLQTLGLRSIIYLCPEPYPEANVEFLKSNGIKLFQFGIEGYKEPFVYIPEETVREALKVLLDVRNHPILIHCKRGKHRTGCLVGCLRKLQRWCLSSIFDEYQRFAAAKARVSDQRFMELFDISSLKNAPLTFSFSKRIC